Part of the Labilibaculum antarcticum genome, GGAAATTAAAGATCAAGGAGGTAATGGAGAACTCCTTCCCTTTGATGTTTCCGATAGTGATGAGATTAAAAGTAGCCTGGATAATTGGCATACTTCCAATCCTGATCAACACATTAGTGTACTGGTAAACAACGCCGGCATCAACAAAGATAACCTGATGGTATTTATGTCTGAGGATCAATGGGGATCAGTAATAAAAACGAATTTGGATAGCTTCTTTCACATTACCAGTAGGTTGCTAACAAATATGGTTATTAATAAATGGGGCCGCATCATAAATGTGGTTTCTTTATCAGGACAAAAAGGAATGCCTGGTCAAACGAATTATTCGGCTGCAAAAGCGGGTGTTATTGGTGCAACCAAATCGCTGGCAATGGAAAT contains:
- the fabG gene encoding 3-oxoacyl-ACP reductase FabG gives rise to the protein MKYALVTGGSRGIGKAICTELAADGMYVLINYRSNKEEAENTLQEIKDQGGNGELLPFDVSDSDEIKSSLDNWHTSNPDQHISVLVNNAGINKDNLMVFMSEDQWGSVIKTNLDSFFHITSRLLTNMVINKWGRIINVVSLSGQKGMPGQTNYSAAKAGVIGATKSLAMEIGKKKITVNAVAPGFIRTDMTADLDEKELKKLIPLNRFGTAQEVAYAVSFLASDKAAYITGETISINGGMYS